A single region of the Bacteroides luhongzhouii genome encodes:
- the rpsS gene encoding 30S ribosomal protein S19, protein MSRSLKKGPYINVKLEKRILAMNESGKKVVVKTWARASMISPDFVGHTVAVHNGNKFIPVYVTENMVGHKLGEFAPTRTFRGHAGNKKK, encoded by the coding sequence ATGAGTCGTTCATTAAAAAAAGGTCCATATATTAACGTTAAGCTTGAAAAGAGAATTCTTGCCATGAATGAATCAGGTAAGAAAGTCGTAGTAAAGACTTGGGCCAGAGCTTCAATGATTTCGCCTGATTTTGTAGGCCATACAGTTGCAGTTCACAATGGAAATAAATTTATTCCTGTTTATGTTACCGAGAATATGGTAGGACACAAGTTGGGCGAATTTGCTCCAACTCGTACATTCAGAGGACACGCTGGTAACAAGAAAAAATAA
- the rplV gene encoding 50S ribosomal protein L22, whose product MGARKKISAEKRKEALKTMYFAKLQNVPTSPRKMRLVADMIRGMEVNRALGVLKFSSKEAAARVEKLLRSAIANWEQKNERKAESGELFVTQIFVDGGATLKRMRPAPQGRGYRIRKRSNHVTLFVGAKSNNEDQN is encoded by the coding sequence ATGGGAGCAAGAAAAAAAATATCGGCTGAAAAAAGAAAAGAAGCCCTTAAGACCATGTATTTTGCAAAATTGCAAAATGTTCCTACTTCTCCACGTAAGATGCGTCTGGTTGCAGATATGATCCGTGGTATGGAAGTGAACAGAGCACTTGGTGTTTTGAAATTTTCTTCAAAAGAAGCTGCTGCAAGAGTGGAAAAATTGCTTCGCTCTGCAATTGCTAACTGGGAACAGAAAAACGAACGTAAAGCAGAAAGCGGTGAGCTGTTCGTAACACAGATTTTTGTTGATGGTGGAGCTACACTCAAAAGAATGAGACCAGCACCACAGGGTAGAGGTTATAGAATTCGCAAACGTTCAAATCACGTAACATTGTTCGTTGGTGCTAAAAGTAATAACGAAGATCAAAATTAA
- the rplB gene encoding 50S ribosomal protein L2, whose translation MAVRKFKPTTPGQRHKIIGTFEEITASVPEKSLVYGKKSSGGRNNEGKMTMRYIGGGHRKVIRIVDFKRNKDGVPAVVKTIEYDPNRSARIALLFYADGEKRYIIAPNGLQVGATLMSGETAAPEIGNALPLQNIPVGTVIHNIELRPGQGAALVRSAGNFAQLTSREGKYCVIKLPSGEVRQILSTCKATIGSVGNSDHGLESSGKAGRSRWQGRRPRNRGVVMNPVDHPMGGGEGRASGGHPRSRKGLYAKGLKTRAPKKQSSKYIIERRKK comes from the coding sequence ACAACACCGGGGCAAAGACATAAAATTATTGGTACTTTCGAAGAAATTACTGCATCAGTACCAGAAAAGTCTCTTGTATATGGTAAGAAATCATCTGGTGGTCGTAACAACGAAGGTAAGATGACTATGCGCTACATTGGTGGCGGTCATAGAAAGGTGATTAGAATTGTTGATTTCAAGAGAAATAAGGACGGTGTTCCAGCAGTAGTTAAAACTATTGAATATGATCCGAATCGTTCGGCTCGTATCGCTTTGTTATTTTATGCTGATGGAGAAAAAAGATATATTATTGCTCCCAATGGATTGCAAGTTGGTGCGACTTTGATGTCAGGTGAAACAGCAGCGCCAGAGATTGGTAATGCTCTTCCTCTTCAAAACATTCCGGTGGGTACTGTGATTCACAATATCGAATTACGTCCGGGACAGGGTGCAGCTCTGGTTCGTTCAGCTGGAAACTTTGCTCAGTTGACTTCTCGTGAGGGTAAGTATTGTGTAATTAAGTTGCCTTCAGGTGAAGTTAGACAGATTCTTAGCACTTGTAAAGCTACTATCGGTAGTGTAGGTAACTCTGATCATGGATTGGAAAGTTCAGGTAAAGCTGGACGTTCTCGTTGGCAAGGACGTCGTCCTCGTAACCGTGGTGTTGTAATGAACCCGGTTGATCACCCGATGGGTGGTGGTGAAGGACGTGCTTCCGGAGGTCACCCAAGATCACGTAAGGGATTGTACGCTAAGGGACTTAAGACTAGAGCTCCTAAGAAACAATCGTCTAAGTACATTATTGAGAGAAGAAAAAAGTAA